In the genome of Pseudorasbora parva isolate DD20220531a chromosome 10, ASM2467924v1, whole genome shotgun sequence, one region contains:
- the LOC137091517 gene encoding uncharacterized protein isoform X1 translates to MVNLHVSSLVSPLEGAIASQISQLGMLEASTARTGIHTSCVSAWLTVLRMILQGYRLQIAMKHPRFSSVLFSHTEESTAHVLKEEISSLLNKGAIQVVPHNLINQGFFSRYFLEGRFPPSYSGPQAVEQTFEEIQIHNVNPWFARPCHETERLVHIGRSERCFFPYKHLSTTPEVSSFRLSRHLLRTHGASVRAKIKPPNFLFACGSGLHSPKNVWSADPDIHMRLAHHSRFEGKGVAGHLLCARAHPISGLQGECEQEQLYTQSEGDLPGHGAELSLHASASLSRARSLSDELSVTVQRGGEGAILHMSQATGSYGFSYPVFATRTPEDEGVHEMGFVTTFQPVTRSLPLCNSDTHLRCSSAPLEERGLLRTGYPSGDCHVAESRDDGRVPNRLGCHPGGQNCERFAAEQTTFRAHRLFRASNQLEGSESFSASSAGTSCARTLRRYHDSGYQSSRRRALAEASCPSLQAFGMEWASFPVVTRDSCSGNSEQRRGSSIEGEPALRRLAPPPSDSRHDMDEVTDARRSVRLARKQPLSYVLLAKGLGRAHPWPRVLLYAFPPLCLIILTLARAREGFFSLILIAPRWPKAPWLAEIIPLLYAQPWCLPLRTDLLS, encoded by the coding sequence ATGGTGAACCTGCACGTGTCGTCCCTAGTttctccactagagggcgccattGCATCACAAATAAGCCAGCTAGGCATGCTCGAAGCCAGCACGGCCCGGACGGGCATACACACGAGCTGTGTGTCAGCCTGGCTTACTGTATTGCGCATGATATTACAGGGCTATCGTCTGCAGATTGCTATGAAACATCCACGTTTCAGCAGCGTTCTCTTTTCTCACACAGAGGAAAGCACGGCCCACGTCCTGAAGGAGGAAATCTCCTCTCTTCTAAACAAAGGTGCGATTCAGGTGGTTCCCCACAATCTGATAAACCAGGGTTTCTTTTCCCGTTATTTCCTGGAAGGACGGTTCCCTCCGTCCTATTCTGGACCCCAGGCTGTTGAACAAACATTTGAGGAAATACAGATTCATAATGTTAACCCTTGGTTCGCTCGCCCATGTCATGAAACGGAACGACTGGTTCACATCGGTCGATCTGAAAGGTGCTTTTTTCCATATAAGCATTTATCCACCACACCGGAAGTTTCTTCGTTTCGCCTATCAAGGCATTTGTTACGAACTCACGGTGCTTCCGTTCGGGCAAAAATTAAGCCCCCGAACTTTCTGTTTGCGTGTGGAAGCGGGCTTCACTCCCCTAAGAATGTCTGGTCTGCGGATCCTGACATACATATGCGATTGGCTCATCATAGCCGATTCGAGGGAAAAGGTGTTGCAGGACACCTCCTGTGTGCTCGCGCACACCCGATCTCTGGACTTCAGGGTGAATGTGAACAAGAGCAACTTTACACCCAGTCAGAGGGTGATCTTCCAGGGCATGGAGCTGAACTCAGTCTCCATGCGAGCGCGTCTCTCTCAAGAGCGCGTTCTCTCTCTGACGAACTGTCTGTCACAGTTCAGAGAGGGGGCGAGGGTGCGATATTGCACATGTCTCAGGCTACAGGGTCTTATGGCTTTAGCTATCCAGTTTTTGCCACTAGGACCCCTGAGGATGAGGGCGTTCATGAAATGGGTTTTGTCACTACATTTCAGCCCGTTACGCGATCTTTGCCGCTCTGTAACAGTGACACGCACCTGCGCTGCAGCTCTGCGCCACTGGAAGAGCGCGGACTtttacgcacagggtacccctctgGGGACTGTCATGTTGCGGAAAGTCGTGACGACGGACGCGTCCCTAACAGGCTGGGGTGCCACCCAGGAGGGCAGAACTGTGAACGGTTTGCGGCCGAGCAAACTACGTTCAGAGCACATAGATTATTTAGAGCTTCTAACCAATTAGAAGGCTCTGAATCATTTTCTGCCTCGTCTGCAGGGACATCATGTGCTCGTACGCTGCGACGATACCACGACAGTGGCTATCAATCGTCAAGGCGGCGCGCGCTCGCCGAAGCTTCATGCCCTAGCTTACAAGCGTTTGGTATGGAGTGGGCGAGTTTTCCTGTCGTTACGCGCGACTCATGTTCCGGGAATTCTGAACAGAGGCGCGGATCTTCTATTGAGGGGGAACCCGCTCTTCGGAGATTGGCACCTCCACCCTCAGATAGTAGACATGATATGGATGAGGTTACGGACGCCCGTAGATCTGTTCGCCTCGCGCGAAAACAGCCATTGTCCTATGTTCTTCTCGCTAAAGGACTTGGACGCGCCCACCCGTGGCCCAGAGTGCTGCTGTATGCCTTTCCTCCCCTGTGCCTGATAATTCTCACACTGGCCAGGGCGAGAGagggttttttttctctcatcctgATAGCACCCAGGTGGCCCAAAGCGCCGTGGCTGGCAGAGATAATCCCTCTGTTGTATGCCCAGCCGTGGTGCCTCCCCCTCCGCACAGACCTATTGTCTTAA